The following are encoded together in the Gadus chalcogrammus isolate NIFS_2021 chromosome 2, NIFS_Gcha_1.0, whole genome shotgun sequence genome:
- the LOC130403758 gene encoding transmembrane protein 100-like — MPSGERRLRRESGTPAVARRPRSPRVPRMGCGPGRPACQAPSQAAAAAAAAAGSAPGPEGPYLEPGASRVPDVLSSLERLSQATGGMEKSWYRCIFPFGIISLVIGVAGTGVTYTYNDLPQTKVVSLVLLGAGLLLVLLAATCWTVHERKKRKKKEGGSFTSEQCPL, encoded by the coding sequence GCGAGCGGAGACTACGGAGGGAATCCGGGACGCCAGCAGTGGCCAGGCGCCCCCGTTCGCCCCGCGTCCCCAGGATGGGCTGTGGGCCGGGCCGCCCTGCCTGCCAGGCCCCGTCCCaggcggccgccgccgccgccgccgccgccggctcgGCGCCGGGTCCCGAGGGGCCGTACCTGGAGCCCGGCGCCTCCAGGGTGCCGGACGTGCTCTCGTCCCTGGAGCGTCTGTCCCAGGCCACGGGGGGCATGGAGAAGTCCTGGTACCGGTGCATCTTCCCCTTCGGCATCATCTCGCTGGTGATCGGCGTGGCGGGCACGGGGGTGACCTACACCTACAACGACCTGCCGCAGACCAAGGTGGTGTcgctggtgctgctgggggccgggctgctgctggtgctgctggccgCCACCTGCTGGACGGTCCACGAGCGCAAGAAGAGGAAAAAGAAGGAGGGCGGCTCCTTCACCTCTGAGCAGTGCCCCCTCTGA
- the LOC130403762 gene encoding tetraspanin-10-like — MSGFWASRRPFWPWSRGDATQNESSHLIPKEGQAAVGEPPYGPVGDAEPRYDGSGENQGSSQSDPKTFTPRRRRHRHQRTTGYSFGDHCLKLLVFSSNLLFSVLGMAVLCLGLWGLITKESFAQERIGSIGTDPMLAFVALGSLLGALCLSGCVGALRENGCLLRCFSAAVLALIAAQVLAAIAAFSLQGEVEGYLRSGLLVAMARYQDDLDLRFIVDEIQTGLECCGADDYRDWEVNIYYNCSAPGVLACGVPATCCVAPLENGTVWNSQCGVGAQALDLFSAQSVVFLGGCLGGTARWVERHSAAIGVAGVVVLGVQILTLSAAARLLDTIQWHKAYSRGLPR; from the exons ATGAGTGGATTCTGGGCCTCCAGACGTCCGTTCTGGCCCTGGTCCAGGGGGGACGCGACCCAGAATGAGAGCAGCCATCTCATCCCCAAG GAGGGCCAGGCGGCCGTCGGGGAGCCTCCGTACGGCCCCGTCGGCGACGCAGAGCCCCGGTACGACGGCAGCGGGGAGAACCAGGGCTCCAGCCAGAGCGACCCCAAGACCTTcacgccccgccgccgccgccaccgccaccagcgCACCACCGGCTACTCCTTCGGCGACCACTGCCTGAAGCTGCTGGTGTTCTCCAGCAACCTGCTGTTCTCCGTGCTGGGCATGGCGGTGCTCTGCCTGGGGCTGTGGGGCCTCATCACCAAGGAGTCCTTCGCCCAGGAGCGCATCGGCAGCATCGGCACCGACCCCATGCTGGCGTTCGTGGCGCTCGGCTCGCTGCTGGGCGCCCTGTGCCTGTCGGGCTGCGTGGGCGCGCTGCGGGAGAACGGCTGCCTGCTGAGGTGCTTCTCGGCCGCCGTGCTGGCGCTGATCGCCGCCCAGGTGCTGGCCGCCATCGCGGCCTtcagcctgcagggggaggtggagggctaCCTGCGCTCCGGCCTGCTCGTCGCCATGGCGCGTTACCAGGACGACCTGGACCTCAGGTTCATCGTGGACGAGATCCAGACCGGCCTGGAGTGCTGCGGCGCCGACGACTACCGCGACTGGGAGGTCAACAT ataTTACAACTGCTCGGCCCCGGGGGTGCTGGCCTGCGGGGTCCCGGCCACCTGCTGCGTGGCCCCCCTGGAGAACGGCACGGTATGGAACTCCCAGTGCGGCGTGGGGGCCCAGGCGCTGGACTTGTTCTCGGCCCAGAGCGTGGTCTTCCTGGGGGGCTGCCTGGGGGGCACGGCCCGCTGGGTGGAGCGCCACTCGGCTGCCATCGGCGTGGCGGGCGTCGTGGTGCTGGGGGTCCAGATCCTCACGCTGTCGGCCGCCGCGCGCCTCCTGGACACCATCCAGTGGCACAAGGCCTACAGCCGGGGGCTCCCccgctga
- the LOC130403768 gene encoding cytochrome P450 2K1-like encodes MVLLELLHSSASVPLLGALVGLLVLFFFSSRNQGQDQVLEELSSMIWSRQVKVEDRKNLPYTDAVIHETQRLANALPMSLPHTTSQDVTFQGYFIKRDETEWESPLSFNPSHFLDEDGKFVKRDAFLPFSAGRRACVGESLARMELLLFFTTLLQRFRFTPPPGVTEEDLDLTPTWGLTLNPSPHQLCAHRRVEAES; translated from the exons ATGGTGCTTCTAGAACTTCTCCATTCGTCTGCTTCAGTCCCCCTGTTGGGGGCTCTTGTAGGTCTGCtggtcctcttcttcttctcctccaggaaTCAGGGCCAGG ACCAGGTACTGGAGGAGCTGAGCAGCATGATCTGGAGTCGGCAGGTCAAGGTAGAGGACAGGAAGAACCTCCCCTACACTGATGCTGTCATCCATGAGACCCAGAGACTGGCCAACGCCCTTCCCATGTCGCTCCCTCACACCACCAGCCAAGACGTCACCTTCCAAGGCTACTTCATTAAGC GGGATGAGACAGAATGGGAGAGTCCACTCAGCTTTAATCCTTCCCACTTCCTGGATGAGGATGGGAAGTTCGTCAAGAGAGATGCCTTCCTGCCTTTCTCTGCAG GTCGCAGGGCGTGTGTTGGTGAGAGTCTGGCCAGGATGGAGCTCTTGCTCTTCTTCACCACCCTCCTTCAACGCTTCCGTTTCACTCCTCCACCTGGAGTGACAGAGGAGGATCTCGATCTGACTCCAACATGGGGCCTCACACTAAATCCTTCCCCCCACCAGTTGTGTGCTCACAGAAGGGTCGAGGCAGAAAGTTAA
- the LOC130405215 gene encoding cytochrome P450 2K1-like, producing MALPDLFESSASVPLLGALVGLLVLFFFSSRNQGQGKDPPGPRPLPLIGNLLSMDFMKPHITLWEFSKKYGNVFTVYFGPKKVVVLAGYKTVKQALVNNADEFGDREVFKIVDETTGGHGILFANGETWKEMRRFALTTLRDFGMGKKLSEEKITEECQYLIEVMEQYKGKAFDTTKSMNYAVSNIISAIIYGSRFEYDDPKFTSMVNRANETIRLTGSPSVQIYNALPWLGKWFSSRRVIKNAVQNQADISKMTQCLKHTLVPEVCRGFVDAFLIRQQTLEESGNKNSYYTNMNLNVSIANLFNAGTDTTATTLRWGLLIMAKYPKIQVKVQEELSSMIGSRQVKLEDRKNLPYIDAVIHEIQRFTNIVPMSLPHITSQDVTFQGYFIKKGTVVYPLLTSVLWDETEWESPLSFNPSHFLDEDGKFVKRDAFMPFSAGRRACVGESLARMELFLFFAMLLQHFHFTPPPGVSEDDLDLTPVLGITLNPSPHLLCANSRV from the exons ATGGCTCTACCAGATCTTTTCGAATCGTCCGCTTCAGTCCCCCTGTTGGGGGCTCTTGTAGGTCTGCtggtcctcttcttcttctcctccaggaaTCAGGGCCAGGGTAAGGATCCCCCTGGGCCCAGACCACTGCCCCTGATCGGGAACCTTTTGAGCATGGACTTTATGAAACCACACATCACCCTCTGGGAG TTTTCCAAGAAATATGGAAATGTATTCACAGTGTATTTTGGACCGAAGAAAGTGGTGGTTCTGGCGGGATACAAGACTGTCAAACAAGCCCTGGTCAACAATGCAGATGAATTTGGAGACAGAGAGGTTTTCAAAATCGTAGACGAAACTACGGGAGGACATG GCATTTTGTTTGCTAATGGAGAGACATGGAAAGAAATGAGACGTTTTGCATTGACCACTTTGAGAGACTTTGGGATGGGCAAGAAATTAAGTGAAGAGAAAATTACAGAAGAATGCCAGTACCTCATTGAGGTTATGGAGCAATATAAAG GAAAAGCTTTTGATACTACAAAATCAATGAACTATGCGGTCTCCAATATAATCAGCGCCATTATCTATGGCAGTAGATTTGAATATGATGACCCAAAGTTTACAAGTATGGTAAACAGAGCCAACGAGACCATTCGACTGACAGGATCCCCTTCAGTACAG ATATACAACGCGTTGCCGTGGTTGGGCAAGTGGTTTAGCAGCCGCAGGGTCATCAAGAATGCAGTTCAAAATCAAGCAGACATAAGCAAGATGACCCAATGTCTCAAACACACCCTTGTCCCTGAGGTGTGCAGGGGTTTTGTGGACGCATTCCTGATTCGCCAGCAGACTCTAGAG GAATCTGGAAATAAGAACAGTTACTACACCAATATGAACCTTAATGTATCTATTGCCAATTTGTTTAATGCTGGAACTGATACAACTGCAACAACATTAAGATGGGGTCTTCTGATCATGGCCAAGTACCCAAAAATCCAGG TCAAGGTCCAGGAGGAACTGAGCAGCATGATAGGGAGTCGGCAGGTCAAGTTAGAGGACAGGAAGAACCTGCCCTATATTGATGCTGTCATCCATGAAATCCAGAGATTTACCAACATCGTTCCCATGTCACTCCCTCACATCACCAGCCAAGACGTCACCTTCCAAGGCTACTTCATTAAGAAG GGCACTGTGGTGTATCCTCTCCTAACGTCTGTGTTGTGGGATGAGACAGAATGGGAGAGTCCACTCAGCTTTAATCCTTCCCACTTCCTGGATGAGGATGGGAAGTTCGTCAAGAGAGATGCCTTCATGCCTTTCTCTGCAG GTCGCAGGGCGTGTGTCGGTGAGAGTCTAGCCAGGATGgagctcttcctcttcttcgccATGCTGCTTCAACACTTCCATTTCACTCCTCCACCCGGGGTATCGGAGGACGACCTGGATCTGACCCCAGTTCTGGGCATCACCCTCAATCCTTCCCCTCACCTGTTGTGTGCCAACAGTCGTGTGTAG
- the LOC130405598 gene encoding heme oxygenase 2-like — MEKTQSAANGEASEYEGRVDVLSPEDLSEVLAAGTKEVHEKAENTQFVKDFLRGRIRKELFKLGAVALYYTYSAMEEEIERNREHPYFAPLYFPQELHRREALARDLEFFYGPGWRSVVSCSPATQAYVDRIHKVGREDPVLLVAHAYTRYMGDLSGGQVLKKVAQRAMKLPPTGEGLEFYTFDNIHSAKSFKQHYRSRMNELELDAETKKKIVAEAVRAFGFNMQVFDELDEIGRSLPEEVMDAGLPVHGEGGDRNKCPYFAAKTAATGGTEYACQVAMAVLRHPTGQVLFAAWVAFMAGFAAWYLM, encoded by the exons ATGGAGAAGACCCAGAGTGCAGCCAACGGAGAGGCGTCAGAGTATGAAGGGAGGGTGGATGTTCTCAG TCCAGAGGACCTCTCTGAGGTTCTGGCAGCGGGCACCAAAGAGGTCCACGAGAAGGCCGAGAACACCCAGTTTGTCAAAGACTTCCTCCGGGGCCGCATACGCAAAGAGCTATTCAAG CTCGGTGCCGTGGCGCTCTACTACACCTACAGCGCCATGGAGGAGGAGATCGAGAGGAACCGGGAGCACCCGTACTTCGCCCCGCTCTACTTCCCCCAGGAGCTGCACAGGCGGGAGGCCCTGGCACGGGACCTGGAGTTCTTCTACGGGCCCGGGTGGCGGAGCGTGGTCAGCTGCTCTCCGGCCACCCAGGCCTACGTGGACCGCATCCACAAGGTGGGACGGGAGGACCCGGTGCTGCTAGTGGCCCACGCGTACACCCGCTACATGGGGGACCTCTCCGGGGGGCAGGTGCTGAAGAAGGTGGCCCAGCGGGCCATGAAGCTGCCCCCCACCGGGGAGGGCCTGGAGTTCTACACGTTCGACAACATCCACAGCGCCAAGTCGTTCAAGCAGCATTACCGCAGCAGGATGAACGAGCTGGAGCTGGACGCGGAGACCAAGAAGAAGATAGTGGCCGAGGCGGTCCGGGCCTTTGGGTTCAACATGCAG GTGTTTGATGAGCTGGACGAGATAGGGAGGAGCCTCCCGGAGGAGGTCATGGATGCAGGCCTCCCCGtccatggagagggaggagacagaaaCAAGTGTCCCTACTTTGCCGCCAAAACAG CTGCCACCGGCGGAACGGAGTACGCCTGCCAGGTCGCCATGGCGGTGCTGCGACACCCCACGGGTCAGGTCCTGTTCGCGGCCTGGGTGGCGTTTATGGCGGGATTCGCTGCCTGGTACCTGATGTGA